In the Bacillus amyloliquefaciens DSM 7 = ATCC 23350 genome, CAAAGCCGATAAGGCGGATGCGGCTGTGACTGCCCAGTGGAAGGACCATTTTCAGGAACAGGGCATTCCCTCTCTTTCAATAAACTCCGTTAACGGGCAGGGACTGCATCAAATCGTCCCGTCCTCGAAAGAGCTTCTGAAAGATAAGTTCGATAAAATGAAAGCAAAAGGCATAAGGCCAAGAGCCATCCGCGCATTAATCATCGGTATTCCGAACGTAGGGAAATCTACGCTCATCAACCGGCTGGCCAAAAAAAACATTGCCAAGACGGGAGACAGGCCCGGCATTACCACTTCACAGCAGTGGGTAAAGGTAGGCAAGGAATTAGAGCTGCTCGATACACCGGGAATTTTATGGCCTAAATTTGAAGATGAGCTTGTTGGCTTGCGCCTGGCGATCACCGGGGCGATTAAAGATACTATTATCAACCTGCAGGATGTGGCCGTCTTCGGACTGCGCTTTCTGGAAGAGCATTATCCTGACCGCTTAAAGGAGCGCTACGGACTTCAGGAAATCCCTGAAGACATTGCCGCCCTATTTGACGCGATCGGTGAAAAACGCGGCTGTTTGATGGGCGGCGGGCTGGTTGACTATGATAAAACCACAGAAGTCATCATTCGGGACATCCGGACGGAAAAATTCGGCAGGCTTTCGTTTGAAACACCATCAGAATAAAGACGCGCAGCGATGCGGGTCTTTATTTTTTCCGCAGAATACCGATATACATAATGTAAGGGAGAAGAGAACGTGAATACATTAACCGTAAAAAGCGTAAAAGAACGCCTGCAAGAGGTCAGGGACGAAAGCGACCCTTTCCTTGCCCAATGTGAAAAAGATCCGAGAAAAAGCGTACAGACGCTTTTAGAGCAATGGCTGAAAAAGCATGCGAAGGAAAAAGCTCTTAAAGAGCAGTGGCTGAACATGACGGCATACGAAAGACTGTCATACAAAAAGGGCTTCCGCCTGATTGCTGGTGTTGACGAAGCGGGAAGAGGGCCGCTTGCCGGACCGGTTGTCGCCGGCGCTGTCATTTTGCCGGCACAGTGCGAAATTCTCGGTCTCACGGACTCGAAGAAATTATCGGAAAAGAAGCTCGAGGAGTATTACACCCGGATCACGGAAGAAGCGGCGGCTATAGGAGTCGGCATTGTCCATGCGGATGTTATTGACCGAATCAACATTTATGAGGCGGCAAGACTGGCGATGGTAAAAGCGGTCAATGCTTTAGCGGAAACACCAGATTATCTGCTTGCAGATGCCATGACGCTTCCGCTTGACATTCCGCAGTCATCTGTCATAAAAGGGGATGCCAAAAGCGTATCAATTGCCGCCGGAGCCTGCATAGCAAAAGTAACGCGGGATCGTCTCATGGCTGAATACGCCAAAACCTATCCCATGTACGGCTTTGAAAAAAATAAAGGCTACGGAACGAAAGAACATCTTGAAGCTCTTCAGGCATACGGACCGACAAATATTCACCGAAAAACGTTCGCTCCCGTTCAATCTTATTGTTAGAAAAGAGGCGTAAGACATGAACATAAGCGGCGAAATCCAAGCGGCTTTCAGACAGCTGATAACAGAAACCTCTCCGGAAAGGCAAGACGGCAGCAAAGACAGCGGTACCCAAAGGCTGCTGTTAGGGAAGGTTCTCCGCTTGTTGGATGATCAAAGCGCCCTTATCCAAATCGGCGGCCGGACGATGCAGGGAAAGCTTGAAACTGCCCTCCGGCCGCAGGCGTATTACTGGTTTTCTTATGAAAAGCAGCCGGCTGAAAAAACGGGCCGGCTTCATGTCGTTGACCAATTCGAAGGAAGCCCGAAAACCGTTCAAGAAGCGGCGGGAAGACTGCTGAACGCCCTTTCCGTCAAACCGGGACCGGTGTCTCAGCATATTGCCGAAACGTTTATGCATCAGAAACTGCCGATGACGGAAAACAGCCTCAAAGCCTGTATCCGCTGGGCTGAATCGCTCCCGGCAGCCGAATTGAAAAAAGCGGCAGAAACTATTGTATTTGCACTTAAACGGGAACTGCCCGCGCATCCGGAAGTCTTGTCAGCCATTCATGCCGTCAAATACCCGTTTCCGACCCGCCGCCTTCTATCAGGACTGCTTCAGGCAATCAATCAGGCTCCGCAATCGGCAAAAGAGCTGTCTGTGCTTAAAGAGGCGGTTTCTGACGTGTTAGACGCGGAAACAGATCTTCATGCAGAACGTCTCTTGAAGAAGCTTGCTTCGGCCGCGCGCATGCCGATTTCAGAAACCGGGCTGACAGAAGAAGGAGAAGGGACAGAATTAAAACAATCACCATTTGTCCGAGTGACTCGTGAAAACGGAAAGACAGCCCCGAGCCAGCCTTCTCTTCCGAATGCCAGGACGGATACGGAACTGCCTGAAAAAGAGGCAAAACAGATTATCGAAAAATTAATGGCATCAGCCGAAAAGAATGAAAACCGCCCCGTAAAAGAAACGGCGGACATCATCAAGGCTTTTATTTCGCAAGAAAAAACATCCAAAACAGCACCTGTTCTTCAAAAAGCACAACTGGCAGAACAGGAGACGGCTGTTTTCGAAAAAGCTGTCCAGCTTACCGAACTGAAATATACGGAAAAACATGATGTATTAAGCCTTTTGCAGAGAATCAAAAAAGGGCTGGGCACCCGTGATGAATTATCATTCATTACAGCGCTTGAAAAGGGAATGTCTCCGCAGCCGGAGAAACAAGCGCTGAAAACGGCCCTCCAGGCTGTCCGGACGCTTCAAGAAGCACCCCAAGCCGTTAAACAAGAGGCAGAACCGCTTATTCATAAATTAAACGGCCAACTGTTTATTGAGCAGCATAACCCTTCTTTTACGCAGATGGTGCTGTCATTTCCATTGGGAGCGTCCGCATATGAGAATGATATTACAGTTCTTTTTAAAGGACGGAAGAAGCCGGACGGAAAACTCGATCCGTCACATTGCAGGCTCCTGTTTTTACTGCATCTTGAAACGCTGCAAGAAACCGTCGTGGACTGTATGATTCAGCAAAATGTAATGACCATTACAGTTGAGACCGATTTTGAACTTCAGGCGGCCATCGACCCTCTCGTGCCGGCTTTGAAAGAAGCCGTAAAAGAAACGGGCTTCAGCCTGTCAGGCATCACGGCAAAAAAACGGCGTCCGAAAGACCAGAGCGCTCTTGTGGATGAGTTTATGGAAAAAGACGGCGGACGAAAAGTGGATGTGAAAGTATGAAAGAGCAGACTCGGTTAAGAAGAGCTGTCGCCCTGCATTACGACCGGCAGAAAGATCAAGCCCCGAAGGTTATCGCAACAGGCAGGGGGCATGTGGCGGAAAATATCATAAAAGAAGCTGAGAAGGCGGGGGTCCCGATTCAGGAAGACAGGACCCTTGTCGAATTAATGCGGCATTTGACGGTCGACGATCAGATACCGGAAGCGCTTTATGAAACCGTCGCTGAAATTTTTTCATTTGTTTACCGGCTGGATGAAAGCCTGAAAAACGAAAAATAAGGATCAATCATTTCCCAGACTCCGTTTAAATTTATATTTTCAATAAAATAAAAGTTAGAATGTTTGGAAGGATATAAAGATTTTGTTTTGAACCCTAGACAATTCTTCCAGTATTATATAGAATGAAAGCGCAGTCTATTTTTAGTTTTGCTACATAAGTTAGGAGGATGGGAAATGAATATCCATGAGTACCAGGGAAAAGAAGTCCTCAGAAAATACGGGGTGTCTGTTCCTGAAGGTAAAGTGGCTTTTACAGCAGAGGAAGCAGTTGAAAAAGCAGAGAGCCTGTCAAGCTCGGTTTATGTCGTAAAGGCGCAAATCCATGCTGGCGGCCGCGGCAAAGCTGGTGGGGTAAAGATTGCAAAAACAACGGATGAAGTGAAGGAGTATGCCGAAGAACTGTTAGGCAAGACGCTCGTCACACATCAAACGGGTCCGGACGGACAAGTAATAAAACGCTTACTTATTGAAGAAGGCTGCGATATTAAAAAGGAATACTACGTCGGGCTTGTACTTGACCGCGCCACTTCAAGAATCGTTTTAATGGCGTCTGAAGAAGGCGGAACGGAAATTGAAGAAGTAGCGGAAAAAACACCTGAAAAAATTAAAAAAGCGGTTATTGATCCGGCTGTAGGCCTTCAGGGCTATCAAGCGAGGGAGATTGCATTCGCAATTAACATCCCGAAAGAGCTTGTCGGCAAAGCCGCTAAATTTATGCTCGGACTATATAAAGCATTTGTTGAGAAGGACTGCTCCATCGCCGAGATCAACCCTCTCGTCGTCACGGGAGACGGAAACGTCATGGCGCTTGATGCTAAGCTGAACTTCGACAGTAATGCGTTATACAGACAAAAAGACATTATGGAATACAGAGATTTAGATGAAGAAGATCCGAAAGAAATCGAAGCCTCAAAATACGATTTAAGCTACATTTCCCTTGATGGAAATATCGGCTGTATGGTAAACGGCGCGGGTCTTGCAATGTCTACAATGGATATCATTAAACACTACGGCGGAGAACCTGCAAACTTCCTGGATGTCGGGGGCGGCGCAACCGCTGAAAAAGTTACGGAAGCTTTTAAAATCATTCTTTCCGATCAAAACGTAAAAGGAATTTTCGTTAATATTTTCGGCGGCATCATGAAGTGTGATGTCATTGCCGAAGGCGTTGTTGAAGCGACGAGACAAGTCGGATTGACATTGCCGCTGGTCGTGCGCCTTGAAGGGACAAACGTAGATTTAGGAAAGAAAATCCTGAATGAATCAGGCTTAAATATCACATCTGCGGAATCAATGGCAGACGGCGCGCAGAAAATCGTATCCTTAGTTTAGGAAAGAATGAAAGGCAGGGGACCAGATAATGAGTGTTTTTATCAATAAAGATACAAGAGTTATTGTACAGGGGATTACAGGTTCTACCGCTTTATTTCATACAAAGCAGATGCTGGAATACGGCACGAATATCGTTGGCGGTGTAACACCTGGAAAAGGCGGAACTGAAGCGGAAGGCGTGCCGGTATTCAATACGGTCGCAGAAGCGGTTCACACAACGGGCGCTGATGCGTCAGTCATTTATGTGCCGGCTCCGTTTGCGGCAGACGCAATTATGGAAGCGGTTGACGCGAAAATTGATCTTGTCATTTGTATCACTGAGCACATTCCGGTTTTGGACATGGTGAAAGTGAAACGCTTTATGGAAGGCAAGAAAACGAGATTAATAGGGCCGAACTGCCCGGGTGTTATTACGCCTGAAGAATGTAAGATCGGCATTATGCCGGGATACATTCATAAGAAGGGGCATGTAGGCGTTGTATCCCGTTCAGGAACATTGACATACGAGGCTGTCCATCAGCTTTCAGAAGCCGGCGTAGGCCAATCTACCGCTGTAGGTATCGGCGGCGACCCGGTCAACGGCACGAACTTTATTGACGTGTTAAAAGCATTCAATGAAGATCCTGAAACACACGCCGTCATCATGATCGGAGAAATCGGCGGCACAGCTGAAGAGGAAGCGGCTGAGTGGGTGAAAGCGAACATGACAAAGCCTGTTGTCGGCTTTATCGGCGGTAAAACTGCCCCTCCTGGAAAACGCATGGGCCATGCGGGCGCCATCATCTCCGGAGGAAAAGGCACGGCAGAAGAAAAAGTCAAAACGATGAACGCCTGCGGGATTGAAGTGGCGGAAACCCCTTCTGTAATGGGTGAAACACTGATTAAGGTGTTGAAAGAAAAAGGCTTATTTGAAACGTGCAAAACTCACTGATCAAAGCAGGGGCAGCCGTAACGGCTGTTCCTGTTTTTGCTGTACAAAAGAGGAGGTTGCCAGATTTGGATCAAGCGTCGCGCTGTTTAATGGTCTGCAGTATCAATCAAATCATTTCCCCGTCTCTTCTATTAAAATGGTGGAAAGCTGATCACTCTCTGTCTTTTTTACGAGATCCGCATCCATTAACTGTTTTGTCAGAAGGGAAAACAGCTCCGAAAGCAATTTTTCGAGAAATAGAGCGCAAGGAACCGGAACTTGATAAAGTTCTGTCCGATTACCGCCGAGAAGGCAGTACTGTCATCCCGATTTCATCAAGCCGCTATCCTTCATGGCTTAAAACAATTTATGATCCGCCGGCTGTCTTGTTTGCAAAAGGGCATACGTCACTTCTTGAAAAAGGCAGAAAAATAGGGATTGTAGGAACGCGGAAACCGACGGAAGACGGAATAAAAGCGGTTGGGCATCTTACCGCTGAACTCTCAAAAAAAGGCTGGGTCATAGTAAGCGGGCTGGCATCCGGCATAGACGGATTGTCTCATAAGGCGAGCATCAGGGCAAAAGGGCTTACGATCGGCGTAATAGCCGGCGGATTCCATCATATCTATCCCCGGGAAAATCTCCTGTTAGCAGAATATATGGCTGAACATCATCTCCTACTCTCAGAACATCCTCCTGAAACAAAGCCGAAAAAGTGGCATTTTCCGATGAGAAACCGCATAATCAGCGGATTAAGTGAAGGAATTGTAGTTGTGCAGGGAAAAGAAAAAAGCGGTTCATTAATCACGGCTTATCAAGCCCTTGATCAAGGGAGAGAGGTATTTGCCGTTCCCGGTTCCATTTTTAATCCATATTCCGGAGGACCTATAAAACTCATTCAAGAAGGGGCGAAAGCGGTATTATGCGCAGAGGATATTGACGGAGAGCTGACCGCCCGAGGCGTTCAGTATACGGAACCCTTTTGAAATATCGTTTGACAAACGGTATTGTAATATTTAATAATAGTGAGGATTTAAAGTTGCACATTATTTTCATGTATAAAATGACGTTCATCATAAAGAATGAAATGTTGAAAGCCATAAAAAGGCAGCTCTAAAATGAATTGATACTTGAAAAGAGAGAGAACACCTCTTGAGGGGGATGAAAATGTCTGATTATCTAGTCATCGTGGAATCGCCGGCAAAGGCGAAAACGATTGAACGTTATTTAGGGAAAAAATATAAAGTCAAAGCTTCAATGGGACATGTCCGGGATCTTCCAAAAAGTCAAATGGGAGTTGACATCGAACAGAACTTTGAACCGAAATATATTACGATCCGCGGGAAAGGCCCTGTTTTAAAAGAATTAAAAACAGCGGCCAAGAAAGCAAAAAAAGTCTATCTCGCGGCCGACCCCGACAGAGAAGGGGAAGCGATTGCATGGCATCTCGCGCACAGCCTTGATCTGGATCTAAGCTCGGACTGCCGGGTCGTCTTTAATGAAATAACAAAAGACGCCATTAAAGAATCATTTAAACATCCGCGCATGATCAATATGGATCTTGTCGATGCGCAGCAGGCGCGCCGCATATTAGACAGACTCGTCGGATACAAAATCAGTCCGATTCTTTGGAAAAAAGTAAAAAAAGGCCTCAGTGCGGGCCGTGTGCAATCCGTTGCGCTCCGGCTGATCATCGACCGGGAAAAGGAAATCAACGACTTTAAACCTGAAGAGTACTGGACGATTACCGGCTCATTTTTAAAAGGAAAAGAGACGTTTGAAGCCGGCTTTTTCGGAAAAAACGGCAAAAAGCTTCCTTTAAAAAGCGAAGAAGACGTGAAAGCTGTTCTTGCTGAGCTGAAAGGCAATAAGTATACGGTAGACAAGGTTACGAAAAAAGAACGTAAACGAAATCCCGCTCTGCCGTTTACAACGTCCACCCTGCAGCAGGAGGCTGCAAGGAAACTGAATTTCAGAGCGAAGAAAACGATGATGATCGCTCAGCAGTTATATGAAGGAATTGATCTCGGCAAAGAAGGAACAGTCGGGCTCATCACGTATATGAGAACGGACTCAACGCGGATTTCCAACACAGCCGTTGAAGAAGCGTCAGCTTTTATTGATCAGGCATACGGAAAAGAGTACTTAGCGGGAAAACGGAAAGCGCCAAAGAAAAATGAAAACGCACAAGATGCCCACGAAGCGATCCGTCCGACTTCAGTACTCAGAAAACCTGCCGAGTTAAAAGCGGTGCTTGGAAGAGACCAGCTCAGATTATACAAGCTGATTTGGGAGCGCTTTGTTGCAAGTCAGATGGCGCCAGCCGTTCTGGATACGATGAGTGTTGATCTCAGCAATAACGGATTGACATTCCGGGCAAACGGCAGTAAAGTCAAATTCGCCGGCTTCATGAAAGTCTATGTAGAGGGTAAAGACGATCAGCTGGAAGAAAAAGACCGCATGCTTCCGGACCTTAAAGAGGGAGACACGGTTTTATCCAAAGATATTGAGCCTGAGCAGCACTTTACTCAGCCGCCTCCGCGTTACACAGAGGCGCGCTTGGTTAAAACCCTTGAAGAACTGGGTATCGGCCGTCCTTCAACGTATGCGCCGACTCTTGACACCATCCAGCGCCGCGGTTACGTGGCACTAGACAATAAACGGTTTGTGCCGACTGAGCTAGGGCAGATCGTGCTGGATCTGATCATGGAGTTTTTCCCGGAAATCATAAACGTTGAATTCACGGCAAAAATGGAAAGAGATCTTGACCATGTTGAAGACGGCGAGACAGAATGGGTTCAAATCATTGACAGCTTCTATACCGACTTTGAAAAGCGCGTGAAAAAAGCGGAAGCCGAAATGAAAGAAGTGGAAATTGAACCTGAATACGCGGATGAAGATTGTGAGTTATGCGGCTCCCGGATGGTTTACAAAATGGGCCGGTACGGGAAATTCATGGCGTGCTCCAACTTCCCTGACTGCCGGAATACCAAGCCGATAGTCAAACAAATCGGCGTTAAATGTCCTAAATGCCATGAAGGAAACATTGTCGAACGAAAATCAAAAAAGAAACGCGTTTTTTACGGCTGTGACCGTTATCCAGAATGCGACTTCGTATCTTGGGACAAACCGATTGAACGAAAATGCCCGAAATGTGAAAATATGCTCGTAGAGAAAAAGCTTAAAAAAGGCATACAAGTCCAATGCGTCGAATGCGATTATAAGGAAGAACCACAGAAGTAGCGGTGAGCAGAGCCTTGCTCACCTTCTTTGTGTGGAAGGGACAAACAACAGGAGATGAAAAGAAATGAACCAGCAAACAGTAAATGTAATCGGAGCGGGCCTAGCCGGAAGTGAAGCGGCATGGCAGCTTGCAAAACGAGGAATTCAAGTAAAGCTATATGAAATGCGGCCCGTAAAGCAGACGGCAGCCCATCATACTGACAAATTCGCGGAACTGGTATGCAGCAACTCATTGCGTTCAAATACGCTCGCCAATGCGGTAGGCGTATTAAAAGAAGAAATGCGGGCGCTTGACTCAGCAATCATTCAATCTGCTGATAAGTGCTCGGTTCCGGCAGGGGGAGCGCTTGCCGTTGACCGCCATGAATTTGCGCAAAGCGTGACGGATCTTGTGAAAAACCATCCGAACGTAACGGTTCTTCACGAGGAAGTAACTGAGATTCCGGAAGGCCCGACAGTTATCGCGACCGGTCCGCTTACGTCAGAATCGCTTTCACAGCAGCTGAAAGAGCTCACAGGAGAAGAATATCTGTATTTTTATGACGCGGCGGCGCCGATTGTTGAAAAAGACAGCCTTGATATGGATAAAGTGTACTTAAAATCCCGTTATGACAAGGGAGAAGCGGCATACTTAAACTGCCCGATGACTGAGGAAGAGTTTGACCGTTTCCATGAAGCGCTGACGACGGCTGAGACGGTTCCGTTAAAAGAATTCGAGAAAGAAATCTTCTTTGAAGGCTGCATGCCGATTGAAGTCATGGCGAAAAGAGGCAAGAAAACGATGCTGTTCGGACCGATGAAACCGGTCGGACTGGAAGATCCTAAAACAGGCAAGCGGCCTTATGCAGTCGTTCAGCTCAGACAGGACGACGCGGCGGGAACGCTTTATAATATTGTAGGTTTTCAGACACATTTAAAATGGGGAGATCAAAAAGAAGTGCTTAAACTGATCCCGGGCCTTGAAAATGTTGACATCGTCAGATACGGCGTTATGCACAGAAACACATTTATCAACTCGCCGAGCCTCTTGAATCCGACATATCAATTTAAACAGCGGAACGACCTGTTTTTCGCGGGCCAAATGACCGGCGTAGAGGGTTATGTTGAATCTGCTGCGTCAGGTCTTGTAGCGGGAATCAATGCAGCCAAACTTGTTCTCGGTCAGGACCTTGTGACATTCCCGCAGGAGACGGCGATCGGAAGCATGGCTCACTACATTACGACGACAAACCAGAAGAACTTCCAGCCGATGAATGCAAACTTCGGCTTATTAAAAGAATTGCCTGTTAAAATTAAAAACAAAAAAGAACGAAACGAAGAATACGCTAAACGCGCAATTGAGACTATTCAAACTATTTCGAAAACGATATAGCTTTTCATTGCAACTTCAATGCATAATATGATACCATTTAAAAGCCCTTCGGAGAGGGAGGTCTTCATAATGGCTGAGAATGTTAACTTTTTTTTAAAGTTATTCGTTGAATATTTACAAATTGAAAAAAATTATTCACAATATACTATTGTGAATTATGTTAATTCGATTGAAGAATTTGGGATGTTTCTGCATGCTCAAAATATAAATGGATTGAATGAAGCTGCATATCATGATGTGAGAATATTTTTGACAGAAGCTTATGAAAAAGGCCTGTCAAGAAAAACAATCAGCAAGAAAATTTCAGCTTTGAGAAGCTTCTATAAATTTTTAATGAGGGAAAAGCTTGTTGAAGAGAATCCGTTTCAGCTTGTTCATCTGCCGAAACAAGAGAAACGGATTCCGAAGTTTCTTTATGAAAAAGAACTTGAGGAACTATTCGCTGTTTCAGACAGAAGTCAGCCGTCAGGGATGCGCGATCAGGCCTTGCTTGAGCTTCTTTATGCGACCGGAATGAGGGTCAGTGAGTGCTGTACGCTCACTGTCAGTGATCTTGACCTGTTCATGGATACGGTGCTCGTTCACGGGAAAGGCAGGAAGCAGCGCTACATCCCGTTCGGCTCATATGCCCGTGATGCGCTGGAGCTGTATATCAACAGCGGCAGACAGTGCCTGCTTGAAAAAGCAAAAGAGCCTCATGATGTGCTGTTTGTCAATCAAAGAGGCGGTCCGCTTACCGCCAGAGGAATCCGGTATATTTTAAGCGGGCTTGTAAAAAAGGCATCCGGCACTTTACATATACACCCGCATATGCTTCGGCACACGTTTGCGACCCATCTGCTGAATGAAGGGGCTGATTTAAGAAGCGTTCAGGAACTTCTGGGCCATTCCAATCTGTCTTCTACACAGATATACACGCATGTATCGAAGGAAATGCTGAGAAACACATATATGTCCCACCATCCGAGAGCTTTTAAAGAAAATTAAAAGGAGGCCCTTCTCATGTCATCTTTTCATGCGACAACGATTTTTGCCGTCCAGCATAAAGGAAAAAGCGCTATGTCAGGAGACGGCCAGGTCACATTCGGTCAGGCTGTAGTCATGAAGCATACTGCCAGAAAAGTGAGAAAGCTGTTTAACGGAAAGGTTCTTGCCGGCTTTGCAGGATCTGTTGCAGACGCTTTCACACTTTTTGAAATGTTTGAGGCGAAGCTTGAAGAATACAACGGCAATTTAAAACGTGCGTCGGTTGAGCTTGCGAAAGAATGGCGCAGCGATAAAGTGCTGCGCAAGCTGGAAGCCATGCTGATTGTCATGAACCAGGATACCTTGCTTCTCGTATCGGGAACAGGTGAAGTGATTGAGCCGGATGACGGCATTATGGCGATCGGCTCCGGCGGAAACTACGCCCTGTCAGCAGGAAGAGCGCTGAAAACCTATGCCGGAGAGAACCTGTCCGCCAAAGATATTGCACATGCCGCTTTGAAAATCGCGGGCGAGATTTGTGTGTACACAAACGATCAGATCATTTTGGAAGAACTTGAATAGAAAGGACTTGAGGCGCATGGAAAACAAACCGTTAACACCGAGACAAATTGTAGATCGGTTGGATCAATACATTGTAGGACAGCAGGATGCGAAAAAAGCTGTCGCCGTGGCATTAAGAAACCGCTATCGCAGAAGTCTTCTTGATGAAAAACTGAGAGATGAGATCGTTCCCAAAAACATTCTGATGATGGGCCCGACCGGGGTGGGGAAAACAGAGATCGCCAGACGGATCGCCAAGCTTACCGGTGCGCCATTTATAAAAATTGAAGCGACAAAATTTACAGAAGTCGGCTATGTAGGCAGAGATGTCGAATCAATGGTCAGAGACCTCGTTGAGACATCAGTGCGGCTCATTAAAGAAGAAAAAATCAGCGAAGTAAAAGAACAGGCTGAAGAAAATGCAAACAAACGTATTGTGCGGCTTCTCGTACCGGGAAAGAAAAAACAAGC is a window encoding:
- the ylqF gene encoding ribosome biogenesis GTPase YlqF translates to MTIQWFPGHMAKARREVTEKLKLIDIVYELVDARIPMSSRNPMIEEILKDKPRIMLLNKADKADAAVTAQWKDHFQEQGIPSLSINSVNGQGLHQIVPSSKELLKDKFDKMKAKGIRPRAIRALIIGIPNVGKSTLINRLAKKNIAKTGDRPGITTSQQWVKVGKELELLDTPGILWPKFEDELVGLRLAITGAIKDTIINLQDVAVFGLRFLEEHYPDRLKERYGLQEIPEDIAALFDAIGEKRGCLMGGGLVDYDKTTEVIIRDIRTEKFGRLSFETPSE
- a CDS encoding ribonuclease HII, yielding MNTLTVKSVKERLQEVRDESDPFLAQCEKDPRKSVQTLLEQWLKKHAKEKALKEQWLNMTAYERLSYKKGFRLIAGVDEAGRGPLAGPVVAGAVILPAQCEILGLTDSKKLSEKKLEEYYTRITEEAAAIGVGIVHADVIDRINIYEAARLAMVKAVNALAETPDYLLADAMTLPLDIPQSSVIKGDAKSVSIAAGACIAKVTRDRLMAEYAKTYPMYGFEKNKGYGTKEHLEALQAYGPTNIHRKTFAPVQSYC
- a CDS encoding FlhB-like flagellar biosynthesis protein; this encodes MKEQTRLRRAVALHYDRQKDQAPKVIATGRGHVAENIIKEAEKAGVPIQEDRTLVELMRHLTVDDQIPEALYETVAEIFSFVYRLDESLKNEK
- the sucC gene encoding ADP-forming succinate--CoA ligase subunit beta, whose protein sequence is MNIHEYQGKEVLRKYGVSVPEGKVAFTAEEAVEKAESLSSSVYVVKAQIHAGGRGKAGGVKIAKTTDEVKEYAEELLGKTLVTHQTGPDGQVIKRLLIEEGCDIKKEYYVGLVLDRATSRIVLMASEEGGTEIEEVAEKTPEKIKKAVIDPAVGLQGYQAREIAFAINIPKELVGKAAKFMLGLYKAFVEKDCSIAEINPLVVTGDGNVMALDAKLNFDSNALYRQKDIMEYRDLDEEDPKEIEASKYDLSYISLDGNIGCMVNGAGLAMSTMDIIKHYGGEPANFLDVGGGATAEKVTEAFKIILSDQNVKGIFVNIFGGIMKCDVIAEGVVEATRQVGLTLPLVVRLEGTNVDLGKKILNESGLNITSAESMADGAQKIVSLV
- the sucD gene encoding succinate--CoA ligase subunit alpha, producing MSVFINKDTRVIVQGITGSTALFHTKQMLEYGTNIVGGVTPGKGGTEAEGVPVFNTVAEAVHTTGADASVIYVPAPFAADAIMEAVDAKIDLVICITEHIPVLDMVKVKRFMEGKKTRLIGPNCPGVITPEECKIGIMPGYIHKKGHVGVVSRSGTLTYEAVHQLSEAGVGQSTAVGIGGDPVNGTNFIDVLKAFNEDPETHAVIMIGEIGGTAEEEAAEWVKANMTKPVVGFIGGKTAPPGKRMGHAGAIISGGKGTAEEKVKTMNACGIEVAETPSVMGETLIKVLKEKGLFETCKTH
- the dprA gene encoding DNA-processing protein DprA; this encodes MDQASRCLMVCSINQIISPSLLLKWWKADHSLSFLRDPHPLTVLSEGKTAPKAIFREIERKEPELDKVLSDYRREGSTVIPISSSRYPSWLKTIYDPPAVLFAKGHTSLLEKGRKIGIVGTRKPTEDGIKAVGHLTAELSKKGWVIVSGLASGIDGLSHKASIRAKGLTIGVIAGGFHHIYPRENLLLAEYMAEHHLLLSEHPPETKPKKWHFPMRNRIISGLSEGIVVVQGKEKSGSLITAYQALDQGREVFAVPGSIFNPYSGGPIKLIQEGAKAVLCAEDIDGELTARGVQYTEPF
- the topA gene encoding type I DNA topoisomerase, with protein sequence MSDYLVIVESPAKAKTIERYLGKKYKVKASMGHVRDLPKSQMGVDIEQNFEPKYITIRGKGPVLKELKTAAKKAKKVYLAADPDREGEAIAWHLAHSLDLDLSSDCRVVFNEITKDAIKESFKHPRMINMDLVDAQQARRILDRLVGYKISPILWKKVKKGLSAGRVQSVALRLIIDREKEINDFKPEEYWTITGSFLKGKETFEAGFFGKNGKKLPLKSEEDVKAVLAELKGNKYTVDKVTKKERKRNPALPFTTSTLQQEAARKLNFRAKKTMMIAQQLYEGIDLGKEGTVGLITYMRTDSTRISNTAVEEASAFIDQAYGKEYLAGKRKAPKKNENAQDAHEAIRPTSVLRKPAELKAVLGRDQLRLYKLIWERFVASQMAPAVLDTMSVDLSNNGLTFRANGSKVKFAGFMKVYVEGKDDQLEEKDRMLPDLKEGDTVLSKDIEPEQHFTQPPPRYTEARLVKTLEELGIGRPSTYAPTLDTIQRRGYVALDNKRFVPTELGQIVLDLIMEFFPEIINVEFTAKMERDLDHVEDGETEWVQIIDSFYTDFEKRVKKAEAEMKEVEIEPEYADEDCELCGSRMVYKMGRYGKFMACSNFPDCRNTKPIVKQIGVKCPKCHEGNIVERKSKKKRVFYGCDRYPECDFVSWDKPIERKCPKCENMLVEKKLKKGIQVQCVECDYKEEPQK
- the trmFO gene encoding FADH(2)-oxidizing methylenetetrahydrofolate--tRNA-(uracil(54)-C(5))-methyltransferase TrmFO; amino-acid sequence: MNQQTVNVIGAGLAGSEAAWQLAKRGIQVKLYEMRPVKQTAAHHTDKFAELVCSNSLRSNTLANAVGVLKEEMRALDSAIIQSADKCSVPAGGALAVDRHEFAQSVTDLVKNHPNVTVLHEEVTEIPEGPTVIATGPLTSESLSQQLKELTGEEYLYFYDAAAPIVEKDSLDMDKVYLKSRYDKGEAAYLNCPMTEEEFDRFHEALTTAETVPLKEFEKEIFFEGCMPIEVMAKRGKKTMLFGPMKPVGLEDPKTGKRPYAVVQLRQDDAAGTLYNIVGFQTHLKWGDQKEVLKLIPGLENVDIVRYGVMHRNTFINSPSLLNPTYQFKQRNDLFFAGQMTGVEGYVESAASGLVAGINAAKLVLGQDLVTFPQETAIGSMAHYITTTNQKNFQPMNANFGLLKELPVKIKNKKERNEEYAKRAIETIQTISKTI
- the xerC gene encoding tyrosine recombinase XerC: MAENVNFFLKLFVEYLQIEKNYSQYTIVNYVNSIEEFGMFLHAQNINGLNEAAYHDVRIFLTEAYEKGLSRKTISKKISALRSFYKFLMREKLVEENPFQLVHLPKQEKRIPKFLYEKELEELFAVSDRSQPSGMRDQALLELLYATGMRVSECCTLTVSDLDLFMDTVLVHGKGRKQRYIPFGSYARDALELYINSGRQCLLEKAKEPHDVLFVNQRGGPLTARGIRYILSGLVKKASGTLHIHPHMLRHTFATHLLNEGADLRSVQELLGHSNLSSTQIYTHVSKEMLRNTYMSHHPRAFKEN